One window from the genome of Paenibacillus thermoaerophilus encodes:
- a CDS encoding ferritin-like domain-containing protein — MLGTAWQPAGISPAWGYPIYGYPRPADPPFILSPYLTDPNRAGPLIREAVKDERADEQFYDYLAKNAPSQTDASMIEAIRNDERKHRSMFQQIYAGLTGQILTVPADAEPFQEPASYADGLTRAIMGESGALELYRQIYFAVPGEMYKNMLFEIMTDEIKHGIRYNYLYAKLKKD; from the coding sequence ATGCTCGGAACCGCTTGGCAGCCCGCTGGAATATCCCCGGCTTGGGGTTATCCGATTTACGGTTATCCGCGTCCGGCCGATCCGCCGTTTATCCTGTCGCCGTATTTGACCGATCCGAACCGGGCCGGGCCGCTGATCCGGGAGGCGGTGAAGGACGAACGCGCCGACGAGCAGTTTTACGACTATCTGGCCAAAAATGCGCCCTCGCAGACGGATGCTTCCATGATCGAGGCGATCCGCAACGACGAGCGCAAGCACCGTTCCATGTTTCAGCAGATTTACGCGGGGCTTACCGGGCAGATCCTGACGGTTCCGGCGGACGCGGAACCGTTCCAGGAGCCGGCCAGTTACGCCGACGGACTGACGCGCGCGATCATGGGCGAATCGGGAGCGCTTGAGCTGTACCGCCAGATTTATTTCGCCGTGCCCGGGGAGATGTACAAAAACATGCTGTTCGAGATCATGACGGACGAGATCAAGCACGGCATCCGGTATAATTACTTGTACGCGAAGCTGAAGAAGGATTAG